A genomic stretch from Aedes albopictus strain Foshan chromosome 2, AalbF5, whole genome shotgun sequence includes:
- the LOC134288014 gene encoding uncharacterized protein LOC134288014 has protein sequence MESCRVCCNPLNSGRVINCSGSCGSIFHFDCAGLTKTHFSSWSAKVGLIWFCSSCRLNFEPAVYDREKIIMKALRELLIRTDSIDVRLGNYGENLRRVNDTLYGSKTHTKASDSSQQNASFLQRIDALNFDDTTDDTINSSKSCDHTSFFEVLDEVNSSIAVPDRFIVGANKRVQIVAKAASSSSYNKNTTRMDVSTPAVADKRTNLQTEQIQSTVNYATSCSEKVGDKSIETLGGGPSRPNSMSLRVASGTSAFGDLESFYVTPFAPDQTEEEVKQYVIDISNVHSSLVKVTKLVPRGKSVDDLSFVSFKVSVCKSVSRLVSDRWYWPDGITVRSFEPTPKNETAARLPTVQ, from the coding sequence ATGGAATCGTGTCGAGTATGCTGCAACCCCTTGAACTCTGGAAGGGTGATTAATTGCAGCGGTTCATGTGGGAGCATTTTCCATTTCGACTGTGCAGGATTGACGAAAACTCATTTCTCCTCATGGTCAGCAAAAGTTGGTCTCATTTGGTTCTGCAGTTCTTGTCGCCTCAACTTTGAACCAGCTGTGTATGATCGCGAGAAAATTATAATGAAAGCCCTGCGAGAATTGCTTATCCGGACTGACTCTATAGATGTACGACTCGGGAACTATGGTGAAAACCTCCGCAGAGTCAATGATACATTGTATGGGTCCAAAACACATACGAAGGCTTCAGATAGTTCTCAACAGAATGCCTCTTTTCTGCAACGAATTGACGCGCTTAATTTCGATGATACTACCGATGACACAATCAATAGCTCGAAATCGTGCGACCATACTTCGTTCTTCGAAGTCCTGGACGAAGTGAACAGTTCCATCGCTGTTCCGGACAGATTCATTGTTGGGGCCAATAAGAGAGTCCAGATAGTGGCAAAAGCTGCATCGAGCTCCTCTTACAACAAAAATACCACTCGAATGGATGTGTCTACCCCTGCCGTTGCTGATAAGCGTACAAACCTGCAAACTGAACAAATTCAATCCACCGTCAATTATGCAACGAGCTGTTCTGAAAAAGTTGGCGATAAATCCATTGAAACTCTCGGCGGTGGCCCTTCCAGACCCAACTCCATGTCATTACGGGTGGCTAGCGGTACTTCAGCTTTTGGTGACCTAGAGTCCTTCTACGTGACACCGTTTGCACCTGACCAAACAGAAGAGGAAGTCAAACAATATGTGATCGATATTTCTAACGTTCACTCGTCATTAGTGAAAGTAACTAAGCTAGTCCCACGAGGCAAAAGCGTTGACGATCTCTCCTTCGTGTCTTTTAAAGTGTCTGTGTGCAAGTCTGTCTCGCGCTTAGTCAGTGACCGCTGGTACTGGCCAGATGGCATTACTGTACGTTCTTTCGAACCGACTCCAAAAAACGAAACTGCTGCACGCCTTCCCACCGTTCAATAA
- the LOC134286472 gene encoding uncharacterized protein K02A2.6-like, translating into MRYYFRDKRRSLFHQLADPEAALAAIKDKVIPKRNVIIDRLDFFSAGQSASESIDDFCARLRVLAKVAKLGVLEKELLAYKVVTANKWPQLRTKMLTITDITLEKAVDLCRAEEIAAKRSHELGICTEVNKVVKTKGSKQKSLRCKFCGDMHEFAKGVCPALGKRCHKCKGKNHFEKVCKSGGKLKSRKQRRVKEVKEDNSGSESESDTESELSQEESSEEYEIGKIYDNSNSGGSVMAELNLKFNEAWENILCELDTGANTSLIGYATLAKLSGVREPTLLPSKLRLQSFGGSPINVLGQVKIPCRRLGKKFLLVLQVVDVDHRPLLSARASKELGLVKFCNTVTFINQDPTKQVTESDRLFNIYRVEALKIIERHEELFTGYGKLPGTVKLELDHDVKPSIQPPRRVPIAMRGKLKQELESLEKDGIITKETSHTDWVSNIVVVQRGGKDSAVRICLDPIHLNKALRRPNLQFVTLDEILPELGKTKVFSTMDARKGFWHIELDEQSSKLTTFWTPFGRYRWTRLPFGIAPAPEIFQIKLQEVIEGLDGVECIADDLLVYGVGETIEEALANHNRCLEKLLCRLQCHNVKLNRSKLKLCERSVKFYGHLLTDEGLKPDDSKIEAIREYPRPSNRKEVHRFIGMVTYLGRFIRDLSANLTNLRKLIPETQPWKWTSVEENEFNQVKALVSDIGTLRYYDVNQPITIECDASCIGLGVAVFQQESVIGYASRTLTSTEKNYAQIEKELLAIVFACVRFDQLIVGNPKATVKTDHKPLLAIFKKPLLSAPRRLQHMLLNLQRYNLSVEFVTGKNNVVADALSRAPSLNFEPRDAYRKENIFKIFEAVEDLKLSNYLCVTSSKLDEIMHETKVDPTMQLLIQYVRHGWPDSAEGVPDSVKVYYGHRDEISTQDGLIFCNDRILIPHILRKKLVESCHASHNGVEATLKLARANLFWPGMSVQIKDAVKNCSVCAKFSSSQPNPPMRSHEIPVHPFQLVSMDVFFAQLNGVKGKFLVTVDHFSDFFEVNRLNDLSPESVVAACKQNFCRYGIPQRVVTDNGTNFTSQKMVKFAADWDFELVSSAPHHQQANGKAEAAVKIAKHLMKKADESGSDFWYALLHWRNIPNKIGSSPVARLFSRSTRCGVPTSTDKQT; encoded by the exons ATGCGCTACTACTTCCGGGACAAACGACGTTCCCTGTTTCATCAG CTAGCTGATCCAGAAGCGGCGCTAGCAGCAATTAAAGACAAAGTGATACCGAAAAGGAATGTGATTATAGACCGTCTGGACTTTTTCTCCGCTGGACAATCGGCTAGTGAATCGATCGATGACTTTTGCGCCAGATTAAGAGTGCTAGCTAAAGTGGCTAAACTGGGGGTGCTGGAAAAGGAACTTTTGGCATACAAAGTGGTAACAGCGAATAAGTGGCCTCAGCTTCGAACGAAAATGCTGACGATAACGGACATCACCCTCGAAAAAGCTGTTGATTTGTGCAGAGCAGAAGAAATTGCTGCTAAAAGGTCACATGAACTCGGAATCTGCACCGAAGTGAATAAAGTGGTTAAAACAAAAGGATCGAAGCAAAAGTCATTGCGATGCAAGTTCTGCGGTGATATGCACGAGTTCGCGAAGGGTGTTTGCCCAGCCTTGGGCAAAAGGTGTCACAAGTGCAAGGGAAAAAATCACTTCGAAAAAGTGTGCAAATCCGGCGGCAAGCTGAAGAGCCGGAAGCAAAGAAGAGTGAAAGAAGTGAAAGAGGACAACAGTGGTTCAGAATCGGAAAGTGATACGGAAAGTGAACTGTCACAAGAAGAATCGAGTGAAGAATACGAAATTGGCAAAATCTATGACAATTCAAACAGTGGTGGAAGTGTTATGGCAGAACTGAATCTGAAATTCAACGAAGCTTGGGAGAATATTTTGTGTGAGTTGGATACCGGTGCTAATACCAGCCTTATCGGATATGCAACTCTTGCAAAGCTGTCGGGAGTTCGAGAACCAACGCTACTTCCATCTAAATTGCGTCTGCAAAGCTTTGGTGGTAGCCCAATCAACGTCCTTGGACAAGTGAAAATACCATGTCGCCGCCTGGGGAAGAAGTTTCTTCTAGTGCTACAAGTGGTCGACGTCGATCACCGGCCCCTTTTATCGGCGCGAGCTTCCAAGGAGCTCGGACTCGTTAAGTTTTGTAATACGGTGACGTTCATCAATCAGGATCCGACTAAGCAAGTAACAGAATCAGACAGACTgttcaacatctatcgtgtagaGGCGCTGAAAATCATCGAACGTCACGAAGAATTATTCACAGGATATGGCAAGCTTCCGGGGACGGTTAAGTTGGAGCTGGATCACGACGTCAAGCCATCAATACAACCACCACGTCGTGTGCCTATTGCCATGAGAGGTAAGCTGAAGCAGGAattggaatctctcgagaaagaCGGCATAATTACGAAGGAAACAAGCCACACGGACTGGGTCAGCAATATAGTCGTTGTCCAACGCGGTGGAAAGGATTCAGCAGTCAGAATTTGTTTGGATCCAATTCATCTGAACAAAGCGCTCAGGAGACCAAATCTACAATTTGTAACGCTGGACGAAATACTGCCGGAGTTGGGGAAGACAAAAGTTTTCTCGACAATGGACGCTAGAAAAGGTTTCTGGCATATAGAACTGGACGAGCAGAGCAGTAAATTGACCACGTTTTGGACTCCGTTCGGGCGTTATCGCTGGACACGCCTTCCGTTTGGAATTGCCCCAGCACCAGAGATTTTTCAGATCAAGCTACAGGAGGTGATTGAAGGTCTGGATGGAGTGGAGTGCATTGCGGACGATCTTCTGGTGTACGGAGTTGGAGAGACCATCGAAGAAGCATTAGCGAACCATAACAGATGTCTCGAAAAGTTGCTTTGCCGACTGCAGTGCCACAATGTCAAGCTCAACAGGTCCAAGCTGAAATTGTGCGAGAGGTCAGTGAAATTCTATGGACACCTACTCACCGACGAGGGCCTCAAGCCAGACGATTCGAAGATCGAGGCGATCCGTGAATATCCGAGACCGTCAAACCGGAAGGAAGTTCACAGATTTATTGGAATGGTGACGTATTTGGGTCGTTTTATTCGGGATTTGAGCGCCAACTTGACAAATCTACGGAAGCTCATACCGGAGACACAGCCCTGGAAGTGGACATCGGTAGAAGAAAACGAGTTCAACCAAGTGAAGGCACTAGTGTCGGACATAGGAACGCTTCGATACTATGACGTGAATCAACCCATTACAATCGAGTGCGATGCTAGCTGCATTGGCCTCGGTGTAGCCGTGTTCCAACAAGAGTCGGTAATAGGATATGCGTCGAGAACACTAACATCAACGGAGAAGAACTATGCCCAGATCGAAAAAGAACTGCTGGCTATAGTCTTTGCATGCGTTCGATTCGATCAGTTGATAGTGGGTAACCCAAAGGCAACTGTAAAGACTGATCACAAGCCACTGCTTGCGATCTTCAAGAAACCCCTCCTATCGGCGCCCCGTCGTTTACAGCATATGCTGCTAAACCTTCAACGCTATAATCTCTCTGTTGAGTTTGTCACCGGAAAGAACAACGTTGTTGCTGACGCGTTATCCCGTGCACCGTCGTTGAACTTTGAACCCCGAGATGCATACAGGAAGGAAAACATTTTCAAGATTTTCGAGGCTGTTGAAGATTTGAAATTGAGCAACTATCTCTGCGTAACGAGCTCCAAACTGGACGAAATTATGCACGAAACAAAAGTGGATCCAACGATGCAGCTGCTAATCCAATACGTTCGGCATGGGTGGCCGGACAGTGCTGAAGGTGTTCCAGACAGTGTTAAAGTGTACTACGGACATCGGGACGAAATTTCCACTCAAGATGGACTAATCTTCTGCAACGATCGTATCCTGATACCCCATATCCTGCGAAAGAAGCTGGTTGAAAGTTGCCACGCAAGCCACAACGGCGTGGAAGCAACTTTAAAACTGGCACGAGCTAATTTGTTCTGGCCGGGTATGTCAGTTCAAATCAAGGATGCGGTAAAAAACTGCAGTGTGTGTGCCAAGTTTTCGTCGTCACAACCTAATCCTCCGATGAGAAGTCACGAGATCCCCGTTCATCCGTTCCAGCTTGTTTCCATGGACGTTTTTTTCGCTCAGCTCAATGGTGTAAAAGGTAAATTTCTCGTCACCGTTGACCACTTCTCAGATTTCTTCGAGGTGAACCGATTGAACGATTTGAGTCCAGAGTCCGTCGTCGCTGCGTGCAAGCAAAACTTCTGCCGCTACGGAATACCACAAAGAGTTGTTACAGACAACGGTACCAACTTTACCAGTCAGAAGATGGTCAAATTTGCCGCGGATTGGGATTTTGAACTGGTTTCATCTGCGCCGCATCATCAGCAGGCCAATGGAAAAGCGGAGGCGGCAGTCAAGATCGCTAAACATCTGATGAAAAAGGCTGACGAGAGCGGAAGTGACTTCTGGTACGCACTCCTCCATTGGCGAAACATTCCCAACAAGATTGGATCGAGTCCCGTGGCACGACTATTCTCACGTTCTACTAGATGTGGTGTCCCtacatccacagacaaacagacgtaa